In the Salvelinus fontinalis isolate EN_2023a chromosome 34, ASM2944872v1, whole genome shotgun sequence genome, one interval contains:
- the LOC129833023 gene encoding telethonin-like, producing the protein MVPDTDSRDHQTITITTEARERTVLPEPSQITLASNYRQTDSPERRTPNTEIPRQADRGVLETNGGDKTNIRTELHPHRTVIMQVCTVVEKRAGAVVGAELACSVREENQAQRESYKADWNSVNMKTRAMDRQTMNMNDASRRETYTRQWEARSLAQACPSGVYRVGTVERGVREHQLLPKRNTLPLPIFTPTQLGIRLGRGAPHTQEDLRPFPIPDGACPGKRAVVEITQDLPPAKPLRMEFAKAPKALGRSMSQEVQRG; encoded by the exons ATGGTCCCAGACACAGACAGCAGAGACCACCagaccatcaccatcaccacagaGGCAAGAGAGAGGACAGTGCTACCGGAACCATCGCAGATTACCTTGGCTAgcaactacagacagacagatagtccAGAGAGAAGAACACCGAACACAGAGATACCAAGACAGGCAGATAGAGGAGTCCTAGAAACGAACGGAGGTGATAAAACCAATATAAGGACAGAACTTCACCCACACAGAACCGTGATAATGCAGGTGTGTACCGTTGTTGAGAAGCGTGCTGGGGCCGTGGTGGGGGCTGAGCTGGCCTGCAGCGTGCGGGAGgagaaccaggctcagagggagAGCTACAAAGCCGACTGGAACAGTGTTAACATGAAGACCCGGGCCATGGACAG GCAGACAATGAACATGAACGATGCCTCTCGTCGGGAGACCTACACTCGTCAGTGGGAGGCTCGCTCTCTGGCCCAGGCCTGTCCCTCGGGGGTGTACAGAGTGGGCACCGTggagaggggtgtgagagagCACCAGCTCCTACCCAAGAGGAACACCCTGCCCCTGCCCATCTTCACGCCCACACAGCTGGGCATCCGGCTGGGTCGCGGAGCACCACACACCCAGGAGGACCTCCGTCCCTTCCCCATCCCCGACGGTGCCTGCCCTGGCAAGAGGGCCGTGGTCGAGATCACACAGGACCTGCCCCCCGCCAAGCCACTCAGGATGGAGTTCGCCAAGGCACCCAAAGCACTGGGCCGCTCCATGTCACAGGAGGTCCAGAGAgggtga
- the LOC129833025 gene encoding melanoregulin-like, which produces MGAAFKRFCARFCCCCCISDDESEEEKEPLISPDTLEYFDREAKKRREQEQNLWSEPGDPSHSERDDDRILYNLIQNRNQTRRGSLAHRRLSVDIEGMRDLRREVRDKWKMILENLGFMAEAESLLTVSASASYDRMKNASASRTLLHTLHSETSIFNTREAPPERYLFILDRLIYLDAAEDFLAKARRFYPKRDTDDEDEDNPLAVNLPLLLARVNRTMNREGSDDEDKRLDEEDGSGREDNF; this is translated from the exons ATGGGGGCTGCCTTCAAGAGGTTCTGTGCTCGgttctgttgctgctgctgcattAGCGATGATGAAagtgaggaggagaaggagccTTTAATCAG TCCTGACACTTTGGAGTACTTTGACCGCGAGGCGAAGAAGCGAAGGGAACAGGAACAGAACCTGTGGAGTGAGCCAGGCGACCCGAGCCACTCGGAGAGAGACGATGACCGGATCCTGTACAACCTCATCCAGAACAGGAACCAGACACGCAGGGGCTCGCTG GCGCACCGGCGTCTGAGTGTGGACATTGAGGGTATGAGAGATCTGCGCCGGGAGGTCAGGGACAAGTGGAAGATGATCCTGGAGAATTTAG GGTTCATGGCGGAGGCGGAGTCTCTGCTGACGGTGTCTGCCAGTGCGTCGTATGACCGTATGAAGAACGCCTCGGCATCACGCACACTACTGCACACGCTCCACTCTGAGACGTCTATCTTCaacacccgggaggccccacctGAGAGATACCTCTTCATCCTG GATCGTCTCATATACCTGGATGCTGCTGAGGACTTCTTGGCGAAGGCTAGACGCTTCTACCCCAAGCGTGATACTGATGATGAAGATGAGGACAACCCATTAGCAGTCAACCTGCCGTTGCTACTGGCCAGAGTGAACCGCACCATGAACAGAGAAGGGAGCGACGATGAGGACAAGAGGCTGGATGAGGAAGatgggagtggaagagaggacaacTTCTAG
- the LOC129833024 gene encoding stAR-related lipid transfer protein 3, which produces MPGGVDYGEFGGSLPAIASLNASYSTTVSLPSPHYLVVPPGEKKVISDVRRTFCLFVTFDLLFISLLWIIELNIQNSIWQSLELEVVKYSFQSSFFDIFLLAWFRFLCLQLGYAALRLRHWWVIAITTLVTSSFLVAKVILSNLLSQNAFGYVLPITSFVVAWLETWFLDFKVLSIEAGDERAYLAAVNAASERAPMIYPRAVSEGQFYSPPESLAGSEEDLDEEGLGRRAVSPQEKALVRQGKEAMAVVEQILAQEENWKFEKNNDAGDSVYTLEIPFHGKTFILKAFMQCPAELVYQEVILQPEKMAQWNKTVSGCQILQRVDDNTLVSYDIASGAAGGVVSARDFVNVRRVERKRDCYVSAGMATDHDGKPPHSRYVRGENGPGGFVVLKSSSNPSVCTFIWVLNTDLKGRLPRYLIHQSLAATMFEFMAHLRQRIRDLRSTR; this is translated from the exons ATGCCGGGCGGAGTGGACTATGGGGAGTTTGGGGGGAGCCTTCCTGCCATCGCCTCCCTGAATGCGTCCTACTCCACCACTgtatccctcccctccccccactACCTGGTGGTGCCCCCTGGGGAGAAGAAGGTCATCTCGGACGTCCGTCGCACCTTTTGCCTCTTTGTCACCTTTGacctcctcttcatctccctgcTGTGGATCATCGAGCTCAAT ATCCAGAACTCCATTTGGCAGAGCCTTGAGTTGGAGGTTGTCAAGTACAGCTTCCAGTCCTCCTTCTTTGACATCTTT CTCCTTGCCTGGTTTCGTTTCCTGTGTCTCCAGTTGGGCTATGCTGCTCTGCGTCTGAGGCACTGGTGGGTCATTGCG ATCACCACTCTAGTGACCAGCTCCTTCCTTGTAGCCAAGGTCATTCTCTCCAAT CTGCTATCCCAGAATGCCTTTGGCTACGTGTTGCCCATCACATCCTTTGTGGTGGCGTGGCTGGAGACGTGGTTCCTGGACTTCAAGGTGCTCTCCATAGAGGCTGGTGATGAGAGAG cCTACCTAGCAGCAGTGAACGCAGCGTCGGAGCGAGCTCCCATGATCTACCCTCGCGCTGTGTCTGAAGGACAGTTCTACTCTCCACCTGAGTCCCTCGCAG GGTCTGAGGAGGACCTGGATGAGGAGGGGCTGGGTCGCAGGGCAGTCTCCCCCCAGGAGAAGGCGCTGGTGAGGCAGGGTAAAGAGGCCATGGCCGTGGTGGAACAGATCCTGGCCCAGGAGGAGAACTGGAAGTTTGAGAAGAACAAT GACGCGGGAGATTCTGTGTACACACTGGAGATCCCCTTCCATGGAAAGACCTTCATTCTCAAG GCCTTCATGCAGTGTCCTGCAGAGCTGGTGTACCAGGAGGTGATCTTACAGCCAGAGAAGATGGCCCAGTGGAACAAAACCGTTTCTGGCTGCCAG ATCCTCCAGAGGGTGGATGACAACACCCTGGTGTCGTACGATATCGCTTCCGGAGCAGCAGGGGGGGTAGTGTCTGCCAG GGACTTTGTGAATGTGAGGCGGGTGGAACGCAAACGAGACTGCTACGTCTCCGCTGGCATGGCAACCGACCATGACGGCAAGCCGCCGCACAGTCGCTATGTCAG AGGTGAGAATGGTCCAGGAGGGTTTGTGGTCCTGAAGTCCAGCAGTAACCCCTCGGTTTGTACCTTTATCTGGGTGCTCAACACAGACCTCAAG GGTCGACTGCCCCGCTACCTTATCCATCAGAGTCTGGCTGCCACCATGTTTGAGTTTATGGCCCATCTACGCCAGCGCATCCGTGACCTACGGTCCACTCGCTAG
- the LOC129833027 gene encoding protein phosphatase 1 regulatory subunit 1B-like produces the protein MNGCVISKLQATFNLFFLPQWIVGENGVLKPKRVNPNVYQPPSLKAVQKMAEAHMQNLGVYPPLEDPFEGEEYDDYPCHEEREERFPTKAADPQATSTIDQSEKPDEGEEEEEKEEEKTEEKTEEKAKKVRKSVKF, from the exons ATGAACGGTTGCGTAATTTCAAAATTGCAGGCCACATTCAACTTGTTCTTCCTTCCACAGTGGATTGTAGGAGAGAATGGGGTACTCAAGCCCAAGCGAGTCAACCCAAATGTGTATCAGCCACCATCCCTGAAAG CCGTCCAGAAGATGGCTGAGGCACACATGCAAAACCTGGGTGTCTACCCCCCCTTGGAAGACCCCTTTGAGGGGGAGGAGTACGATGACTACCCCTgtcatgaggagagggaggaaagattCCCCACCAAAGCTGCTG ACCCCCAAGCGACCAGCACCATAGACCAATCAGAGAAGCCggatgaaggggaagaggaggaagagaaagaggaggaaaagacagaagaaaagacAGAGGAGAAGGCAAAGAAAGTGCGCAAAAGTGTAAAGTTTTAA